Genomic DNA from Triticum dicoccoides isolate Atlit2015 ecotype Zavitan chromosome 4B, WEW_v2.0, whole genome shotgun sequence:
GCATGCACCGCTGATCAGCTCATGCAGGCCGCATCGATGATTCGCATAGCCGCGACGACTATTCATACTTTTTTTTGCTAAAAAAACGAATAGTATGTTTTTTGCTCTGCTCGTGCCCGCTCTCCTCCGTCAGGAACTCATGAATGCGTGCACTGAAGCAGGCGTCCATGTCAATTGTCAAGTACGTACGGCGAGCGGCAGAGGTGGCCCTAGCTAGTATAGTACTCCctttgtccgaaaatacttgtcatcaaaatagataaaaagatacgtatctaaaactaaaatacgtccagatgcattttcttttatccattttgatgacaagtatttccggacggagggagtacgcggTAGTGGTGCAGTGCAAGCAGCTCCGTCAGCGTGCATTTACGGGCGGCGCAGCCGGTGCCCGGTGGTGCACCCCGAAAGGGGGACGCGACTCATTCAGTCCGCAGTCGACGCTTGCGCCCGTTGCAAGGGACGGTGCATGAAGGCGGTGATGGCGCAAACGTAAGCGGAGGCAGGCATGGGCAAGACGACGATCTACCAGCCTGGTTTCCCCCGTAGCCTTCCACTCCCGGCCATGGTCGGCCAGTGGCACGCCAGCGTCAGTGACCTAACGGGACTTGTGGTGCGCAACACAGTACTGGTGATCGTGAAACCAAGATAGATCGAGGCTTTTCTTCTTATCATAAGACCGAGCCGAGCAGGATCGATGCGATGCGAGGCCCCACGCACGCACTGACTGACGCTCGCTCAAGAGAAATGCGTGTCCCTTTTTCCCCGTCAGGTCAGAAACAAAACAAAAAGGGGGCGCCCGCTTTTGCGtcccggagaggagaggagaggagagggcgaAAGGCAAAAGTGGGAAGGGGAGCGCAATCATCGTGTGATGGGCAGCGGGGCACAGCGCAATAAAGCCGCGTCAGTGGACGACGGGGAAAAGAAAGAAGACAGCATCGGACTTGTCCGCAGTGGAGCCGGTGTCATCCAAAGCTACAGCGCCGGTGCCCCGCCCCAGCTGACACGGCTGAAGCTCTCTTTTCGACCTTGAGCAGCTCGTGATCAAATTCAAGTTCGAAACCCGATCCGCTCCGCTCGGCGCGCCGGGAGCTTGGCGCTGGGCGAGGTGAATACTGGGTACGTACATACGTACGTAAATGGGCGTCCGTTGCACCGTACGTACTACCAGCTGTTGAGTCAGTTCATGCATGCAGCGGTCACGCTCGCGCGCTGCTCCGACTGGTacgcgacgtgcatgcatgcgcgCTATTGCTCGCGTACGGGCCCGGCCCGGCAGGGTTGCAGCGCCGCGGGCACCGGCCGCCGGAACGCGCGACATTTTACGGCCACGACGGTGACGCGTGAGCCGTGCCGCTCGTTCGTACTACGGTCGCTCCGGAGTGCGCTGCCGCACCGTACGTGCACGCGCGCTGCTGCCACGGGCACAGGCCGATCGGTCGATCGATCGATGCCGCGCGGCGCGGCGCGTACGGCCGGTCAGAGCAGGTGACAAGGATGCAGATCTTGGCCGGAGCAGGACTGGAATTTTCGAGCCAAGTCAAAGCAAAAACTGGGACATGCAGTAGGACACATAGTTTCTTCTGCCAGGACTAATTTTAACTCCATCACTAATGGCGTCCAGATAGCAATCTACGTTTTTCTCTTTTTTGATAAAAGAAGGGCTATGCCCTTCCGATTTCCATTAAAGAAACCAGCAGCAGTTCAACGATAGCACTCTACGTACAACCAGCAGGTGCCAGTACGTGTTTCAGGAGGGGGGTGCATCTAGACATGCGTCACGGCGGAGTACATGCACGATCTGGTCCAAGAAAGCCCCTCCTCTCCAGGCGATCGAGAAACTTGTTACTCCACCTCCACGGGAAGGAGGTTGAGAACAGGGTTAACTGAAGAACCACTCCATACTCCTCTCCCCAATCATGGAACAAGCGTTATGATGGGAAGCGTACGCGGGCAAGGAAAAGATCGCAGGGGATCCGGAGGCGAACGCTGAGCTgaatagatctacacttccacaggGCCCTGCGACCTGTCCCAGATTATCTTTTCCCAAAGATTCGGATTTACGGCACTTGTTTATGGCGCTGAATTAAACAATACGTGAACGAACGCGTACACCGATGCAGATATATGTATACTACTCCTCCCTATGGACGGTCCTATCCACTTGTTCTTGCGTCACCTGAGAGCAGAGCTTTCGCTTCGCTTGCACAGTACAGCCACCTCACTATCTTAAACTATTCGAGAAACTTCTTTTAATCCCTGAGCCTTCATCCCAAGATGAATTCGTCATCGGTGTGGTGCGTGCAGTTTGGCCGCTTCTAGTCCAGCCCCCCCGGTCAGTTCACAAAATGGTTTTTCTACTGACGAGAATATCGATCACTGTCTCAGCTACTACAGCACGGGGCACGGCGTCCGTGCCCAGGATTTCAGATCAGGGAATGGAAGGCGCTGTCAGTCAGTTCCCGGGTATCTTGTTCCGCACAAACAGGCAAGCTCCAGCGAGCTGCACCGCACGCCATCGGAAAAATAAATAAATCAGGTGAGACACGTCCTGATGaatgacatgtggcattcacaaatcacaaagaatCCATCCATCCCTCCCGGCGTGGGCAATAATATGGAAACCGATCAAGAAAGCAACCCGAAATTACTCATGTCAGTTCAGTTCACCACTCAGTGCATTCCTTATTTGCAATAGGTCGGTCGGTTACCACTCGATTTCATCCCATTTTTGCTCATGGTTCGATCACATTTCTCCACTGGCTGCCACATACTAGTTGTGAGAAATTTCCTTTGCTGCTGAGTATAAAAGCAACAATTTAACATAAATTTTTTTGAACTAAACACTACAAATTTTATTTATTTAGTTGCTCTTGCTTCCCGGTACATACTTACTGGAAGTTACTGCTAGTACTCCGTTACCCATCAAAAGGGTCAAAATGAGAGAGAAAAGGACGAAAATATAGCAAAAACATCTGCATCCGGTCCCTGCCCGCCCGGGGACTGCGCTGCAAATTCCCCAGGAGAAAAAAAAAATCAACTAATGGCCGATCCTTGATTAAGCTTTGGCTCCGTCTCCGCCTCCCTCGCCGATGGCGGCGAGCTCACTGGCAGAGGCatccggcgccggaggaggagccTCGCGCTCGTAGCGGGACAGCCACTTGGCGCGCATGTACTCGGGCTTCCGCCACGGCGCGAGGTGGAGGCCGCGCTTCTTGAGGCTGGCGCGCGAGGAGTCTGCGGCGGCGGCCACCAGCAGGCGCAGCCGGTCCTCCTTGCCGACGAACGCCGACGGGAGCCGCTGCAGCACGGCGCGGTAGGCCTTGGTGGGCCGTGCGACCTCGAACTGGGACCTGAAGTCGACGTCCACGAGGACGCGCTCGCGGTCGCCGCGCTCCGAGCCGGCGGGGAGGAGGACGTCGACGTAGGCGTGCTCGCCGGCGGGGTGGGAGGACGACTTGTCCCAGCGGGAGAGGCAGAGCGCGGCGTCGTGGCCCATGGCGCGGAGGGAcgccgcgaggaggcggaggaggtcgcGCTTGCGCGCCCCCGCCGCGCGGTGGCGCTCCACGAGCGTGGACACGTCCGCGAGGAGGTTGCGCTCCCGGAGACTGGCACAGTGGACGAGGCCCTGAAAGCGCAAACCGAGAAATGGAAGGAAAGGATCAGTTCAGTTCGTGCGCTCGTTCCTGGCGTTATCGACGGCGACAAGCAGCCTGCCGGCGAAGCAAGACGATCAGGAAAAAAAATTCAGCGCTCGGCAGTGGCCACGCACACTACCTTGATGGTCTCCGCGGCGTCGGAGATGGCAGACGCTTCGGCCGCGGCGGGCCCGTCCTCGTCGTCCGAGGCGTCGCCGCCgttgaagcagttgcagcagcgcgCGGCCGGGGCCCGCTCGCCGACGGTGCCGCCGCCGTCCTCCAGGAAGCTGCGGACCATGCCGTCCAGGCACACCGAGCTGGGCTCCAAGtcatccttctccttgtccttctccCCGCCGGCGGAGATGGGCGGGAGCCGCTCCGCCGGCGAGACCCGCAGGACCTGGCGCTCGAACAGGCGCTTGAGCCGCGACTTGGCCAGCGCGGCgggggacggggacggggacggatcGATCTGCGCCGCGGCGGCCCTCATGGCGGCGGAAGCGAGCGGGCGGGGTGGGCGCGACTAGAGGCGGCGATCCTGGTGTCCTGCGATCGCCGGCCGCATAGCCGTCTCGCTGGCTTCGATTTGCGCGGCTAGGGTTTATTTTTCCTCCCCTTCCTTTTGCGAGTTACAAATTTGTTTGTTGGTTGTGCTGTGAAAGAAATCCCACGGAAGAAGACGAAGAGGAGAATGGGAGAGGGGACCGGGATTTAAAGGCCTCGGGCGCG
This window encodes:
- the LOC119291497 gene encoding uncharacterized protein LOC119291497 translates to MRAAAAQIDPSPSPSPAALAKSRLKRLFERQVLRVSPAERLPPISAGGEKDKEKDDLEPSSVCLDGMVRSFLEDGGGTVGERAPAARCCNCFNGGDASDDEDGPAAAEASAISDAAETIKGLVHCASLRERNLLADVSTLVERHRAAGARKRDLLRLLAASLRAMGHDAALCLSRWDKSSSHPAGEHAYVDVLLPAGSERGDRERVLVDVDFRSQFEVARPTKAYRAVLQRLPSAFVGKEDRLRLLVAAAADSSRASLKKRGLHLAPWRKPEYMRAKWLSRYEREAPPPAPDASASELAAIGEGGGDGAKA